In Tepidimonas taiwanensis, the following are encoded in one genomic region:
- the urtB gene encoding urea ABC transporter permease subunit UrtB yields MATRNRHGIPVPAWLGAALLLASLLLTRAAWALTPEDARAAVEGGIGDRVEVVQRLVASGDPAAARLLRALAQGAVRFNALGVYVVDDTGARDAVTGQSVTVPPDAEDALVNNRLRGVLETALAALDLIEGADPARQREAARLLRSAAVDDADAALLALLQRVDAALANRTVDASTRRALDEALAAAGLASEEPSERQRAAKLLARSAEPAIRPLIERRLAEESDPAVRAALQHALAAVERRQALTAAAGQLFAGLSLGSILLLAALGLAITYGLMGVINMAHGEMIMIGAYATYAVQVAFQRWWPQALEYYVLAAIPVAFLATAAVGAAIERGVIRHLYGRPLETLLATWGLSLILIQAVRSLFGAQNVAVENPGWLSGGVDVGAGLILPWNRIAVLAFAALVLAAVALLIARTRFGLFVRGVTQNRPIAACMGVNTARVDMLAFAFGSGVAGLAGVALSQLGNVGPDLGQAYIIDSFMVVVVGGVGQLAGSVLAALGLGLLNKLFEGWAGAVLAKIAVLLLIIAFIQKRPQGLFALRGRAA; encoded by the coding sequence ATGGCAACTCGCAATCGACATGGAATCCCCGTACCGGCTTGGCTCGGGGCTGCGCTGCTGCTGGCCAGCCTGCTGCTGACCCGCGCCGCGTGGGCCCTGACGCCCGAGGACGCGCGTGCCGCGGTCGAGGGGGGCATCGGCGATCGCGTGGAGGTCGTGCAACGGCTCGTCGCATCCGGCGACCCTGCGGCGGCGCGGCTGCTGCGCGCGCTGGCGCAGGGTGCCGTGCGCTTCAACGCCCTGGGGGTCTACGTGGTCGACGACACGGGGGCGCGCGATGCGGTGACGGGGCAGTCAGTTACCGTGCCCCCTGATGCCGAAGACGCGCTCGTCAACAACCGCCTGCGCGGTGTATTGGAAACGGCGCTGGCGGCGTTGGACCTGATCGAGGGTGCTGATCCCGCGCGCCAGCGTGAGGCAGCACGGCTGCTGCGCAGTGCGGCCGTCGATGACGCTGACGCGGCCCTGCTGGCGCTGTTGCAGCGGGTGGATGCGGCGTTGGCGAACCGCACCGTCGATGCCAGCACCCGTCGCGCTTTGGATGAGGCCTTGGCGGCCGCTGGGTTGGCATCGGAAGAGCCCAGCGAGCGGCAGCGCGCTGCCAAGCTGCTGGCGCGGTCAGCGGAGCCCGCCATTCGCCCCCTGATCGAGCGTCGCCTGGCTGAGGAGTCGGACCCGGCTGTGCGCGCGGCGCTGCAGCACGCGCTGGCAGCCGTCGAGCGGCGTCAAGCCCTGACCGCCGCCGCAGGACAGTTGTTTGCGGGGTTGAGCCTGGGCTCGATTCTGTTGCTCGCGGCACTGGGGTTGGCGATCACGTATGGGCTCATGGGCGTCATCAACATGGCCCATGGGGAAATGATCATGATCGGTGCCTACGCGACCTATGCGGTACAGGTGGCTTTTCAGCGCTGGTGGCCGCAGGCACTGGAGTATTACGTCCTGGCTGCGATACCGGTGGCGTTTTTGGCCACGGCGGCGGTTGGCGCAGCCATCGAGCGCGGCGTGATCCGTCATCTCTATGGCCGACCGCTGGAGACGCTGCTGGCGACGTGGGGCCTGAGTCTGATCCTCATTCAGGCGGTGCGCAGCCTGTTCGGGGCGCAGAACGTCGCCGTCGAAAACCCGGGCTGGCTCTCGGGCGGTGTCGATGTGGGCGCGGGGCTCATCCTGCCGTGGAATCGCATCGCCGTACTGGCATTTGCGGCGTTGGTGTTGGCTGCCGTGGCGCTGCTGATTGCTCGCACTCGCTTTGGGTTGTTCGTGCGGGGTGTGACCCAAAACCGTCCGATCGCGGCGTGTATGGGGGTCAACACCGCGCGCGTCGACATGTTGGCGTTTGCGTTTGGTTCGGGTGTGGCGGGTTTGGCCGGTGTGGCGCTGAGCCAACTCGGCAATGTCGGGCCTGATCTCGGGCAGGCTTACATCATCGATTCGTTCATGGTCGTGGTGGTCGGTGGAGTGGGGCAATTGGCTGGGTCGGTGCTTGCGGCACTGGGGTTGGGCCTGTTGAACAAGCTATTCGAGGGATGGGCGGGCGCGGTATTGGCCAAGATCGCCGTCTTGCTGCTCATCATCGCATTCATCCAGAAACGTCCCCAAGGCCTCTTTGCCTTGCGTGGACGCGCGGCTTGA
- the urtC gene encoding urea ABC transporter permease subunit UrtC, whose amino-acid sequence MTTDVLQPHAPVMTPSRRRLPLLLQPQWLGVWAGLLVVAVLVPVLNLAVPPEHFLHVSDYTVSLVGKILCYAICALAMDLIWGYAGILSLGHGLFFALGGYVMGMYLMRQIGRDGHYGADLPDFMVFLDWKELPWHWALSDSFVATVLLVMLVPGLLALVFGYFAFRSRIQGVYFSIITQALTFAAMLLFFRNETGFGGNNGFTDFKRILGYPIATGEMRVTLFALSGVTLVLAYVACRWLVASKFGRLLQAVRDAESRLMFCGYDPLPYKLAVWTFSAVLCGIAGALYVPQVGIINPSEMSPANSIEIAVWTAVGGRGTLIGPIVGAFAVNGAKSWFTVAMPEYWLYALGALFIAVTLWMPRGLVGLLGRRKPDSLGASKQEHRT is encoded by the coding sequence ATGACAACTGACGTGCTTCAACCCCATGCCCCGGTGATGACCCCATCACGACGACGCCTCCCGCTGCTCCTCCAGCCGCAGTGGCTGGGTGTGTGGGCCGGTCTCCTGGTCGTGGCTGTCCTGGTGCCGGTGTTGAACCTCGCCGTTCCACCAGAGCACTTTCTGCACGTTTCGGACTACACGGTCAGTCTGGTCGGCAAGATCCTCTGCTATGCGATTTGTGCGCTGGCGATGGATCTGATCTGGGGCTATGCGGGCATCCTCTCCCTTGGGCATGGATTGTTTTTTGCCTTGGGGGGCTATGTGATGGGCATGTACCTGATGCGTCAAATCGGGCGCGACGGCCACTACGGCGCCGACTTGCCCGACTTCATGGTGTTTCTCGACTGGAAGGAACTGCCCTGGCATTGGGCGCTGTCGGACAGTTTTGTCGCCACGGTATTGCTCGTGATGTTGGTGCCGGGCTTGCTGGCGCTGGTGTTTGGCTACTTCGCGTTTCGCTCGCGCATCCAAGGGGTGTATTTTTCCATCATCACGCAAGCGCTCACCTTTGCCGCGATGCTGCTTTTTTTCCGAAACGAAACGGGGTTTGGGGGAAACAATGGCTTTACCGATTTCAAACGGATCCTTGGCTACCCGATTGCCACGGGTGAGATGCGGGTGACGCTGTTTGCGCTGTCGGGCGTGACGCTGGTGCTCGCGTACGTGGCGTGCCGTTGGCTGGTCGCGTCGAAGTTTGGGCGTCTGCTGCAAGCCGTGCGAGACGCGGAGTCGCGGCTGATGTTTTGTGGCTATGACCCACTGCCGTACAAGCTGGCGGTGTGGACCTTCTCCGCGGTGTTGTGCGGGATTGCGGGAGCGTTGTACGTGCCCCAGGTGGGCATCATCAACCCAAGTGAAATGAGCCCGGCCAACAGTATCGAGATTGCGGTCTGGACGGCGGTGGGTGGCCGCGGAACGCTCATTGGCCCGATCGTGGGCGCGTTTGCAGTCAACGGAGCGAAGAGCTGGTTCACGGTCGCCATGCCCGAGTACTGGTTGTACGCCCTGGGGGCGTTGTTCATCGCGGTGACGCTGTGGATGCCGCGCGGCTTGGTGGGGCTGCTGGGGCGGCGCAAGCCGGACAGTCTCGGCGCCTCGAAACAGGAGCACCGGACATGA
- the urtD gene encoding urea ABC transporter ATP-binding protein UrtD → MTPDLLDEGAARLARASERRNIATESGGRDAGYARPLSADRFDAAHGRILYLEDVTVTFDGFRALDRLTLDIGVGELRCIIGPNGAGKTTLMDVITGKTRPDSGTVFFGSAIDLTRYREAEIAALGIGRKFQKPTVFEALTVWENLELALAGEKGIVASLRGTLDAKGRQRIDELLATIQLADQRHRRAGELSHGQKQWLEIGMLLAQEPRLLLLDEPVAGMTDDETARTAELLRSLKGKHSLMVVEHDMAFVRAVSDGGRVTVLSEGRVLADGTLEKVQADERVIEVYLGR, encoded by the coding sequence ATGACGCCCGACTTGCTGGACGAGGGGGCGGCGCGGTTGGCGCGTGCCAGCGAGCGGCGCAATATCGCCACGGAATCCGGCGGACGTGATGCAGGGTATGCACGTCCGTTGTCCGCGGACCGCTTTGATGCCGCACACGGCCGCATTCTGTACCTGGAAGACGTGACGGTAACGTTCGACGGCTTTCGGGCCTTGGACCGGCTGACGCTCGATATCGGGGTGGGCGAGCTGCGGTGCATCATCGGTCCGAACGGTGCCGGCAAGACCACCCTGATGGATGTGATCACCGGCAAGACACGACCCGATAGCGGGACGGTGTTTTTTGGCAGCGCCATCGACCTGACGCGTTACCGCGAGGCGGAGATTGCGGCGCTCGGGATCGGGCGCAAATTTCAAAAGCCCACGGTATTCGAGGCCCTGACCGTGTGGGAAAACCTCGAACTGGCCCTGGCCGGTGAGAAAGGCATTGTCGCCAGCTTGCGCGGCACACTCGATGCCAAGGGCCGGCAACGCATCGATGAGTTGCTGGCGACCATCCAGTTGGCGGATCAGCGGCACCGGCGGGCCGGTGAACTGAGTCACGGCCAGAAGCAGTGGTTGGAAATCGGCATGCTGCTGGCGCAGGAGCCGCGGCTGCTGTTGCTGGACGAACCCGTGGCCGGGATGACCGATGACGAGACCGCGCGCACGGCCGAGCTCTTGCGCTCGCTCAAAGGCAAGCACTCGTTGATGGTGGTGGAGCACGACATGGCGTTCGTGCGCGCCGTGAGCGACGGCGGACGGGTGACCGTGTTGAGCGAGGGGCGCGTGCTGGCCGACGGAACGCTGGAAAAGGTCCAGGCGGACGAGCGCGTCATCGAGGTGTATCTGGGCCGATGA
- the urtE gene encoding urea ABC transporter ATP-binding subunit UrtE, with amino-acid sequence MLQIQDVHQYYGGSHILRGVGLEVRPGEITVVLGRNGVGKTTLLKCLMGLVPIRRGTIALDGQPIAGWPPYRRAAAGIGYVPQGREIFGRLTVHENLMMGLASRPAHTAIPAVLYELFPILAQMRRRRGGDLSGGQQQQLAIARALAASPRVLVLDEPTEGIQPNIIQAIGEVLRRLAREGVDGRPMAILLVEQYYDFAQALADRYVVLERGEVVDAGAGHEMAQRGVRQRIAI; translated from the coding sequence ATGCTGCAGATCCAAGACGTCCACCAGTACTACGGGGGCTCACATATTTTGCGCGGGGTAGGGCTCGAGGTGCGGCCCGGCGAGATCACCGTGGTGTTGGGGCGCAACGGCGTCGGCAAAACGACGCTGTTGAAATGCCTGATGGGTTTGGTGCCGATCCGTCGTGGGACGATCGCCCTGGACGGTCAGCCCATCGCGGGATGGCCGCCGTACCGGCGGGCCGCGGCGGGGATCGGCTACGTCCCGCAGGGGCGGGAGATCTTCGGTCGCCTCACGGTTCACGAAAACCTCATGATGGGGTTGGCGAGCCGCCCCGCGCACACGGCCATTCCTGCCGTGTTGTACGAGCTCTTTCCGATCCTGGCGCAGATGCGCCGCCGCCGAGGGGGCGACCTGTCCGGGGGGCAGCAGCAGCAACTGGCCATCGCACGGGCGCTCGCAGCGTCTCCGCGCGTGCTGGTGTTGGATGAACCGACGGAGGGCATTCAGCCCAACATTATCCAGGCCATTGGGGAGGTATTGCGCCGCTTGGCGCGGGAAGGGGTGGATGGACGCCCGATGGCCATTCTGCTGGTGGAGCAGTACTACGATTTTGCACAGGCTTTGGCGGATCGGTATGTCGTGCTCGAGCGCGGCGAGGTCGTCGATGCGGGCGCTGGCCATGAAATGGCGCAACGGGGGGTGCGGCAGCGGATCGCGATTTGA
- a CDS encoding urease accessory protein UreD has translation MNAPSWTARLRLDFWRDAAATRLRFRHEGPLRVFKTLYPEGDAVCHTVIVHPPGGIVQGDRLDIAVDAGPDTHAVITTPGATRFYRCEHGDSRQTTQLHVGAHARLEWLPQETIVYPGVRGANRLCWTLHESASLITWDVLSLGLPASGLSYTAGRFEQTIAWPGVWLDQGCLDGSDQRLLTSPLGWGGCACLGTLVYASGSPLPTATRESWLAAIREGLPWNAEIRAAATSPDARLIVVRALAPLTEPIFRSLESTWARLRQLAWGMTAPPLRSWRV, from the coding sequence ATGAACGCGCCTTCCTGGACGGCCCGGCTGCGGCTCGATTTCTGGCGCGATGCCGCCGCCACACGCCTGCGTTTCCGCCATGAGGGGCCGCTGCGTGTCTTCAAGACGCTGTACCCCGAGGGCGATGCGGTGTGCCACACCGTGATCGTCCACCCCCCGGGCGGTATCGTGCAGGGCGATCGGCTGGATATCGCCGTCGACGCCGGCCCCGATACCCATGCGGTGATCACGACGCCCGGGGCGACCCGGTTCTACCGTTGCGAACATGGCGACAGTCGCCAGACCACGCAATTGCACGTCGGTGCCCACGCGCGGCTCGAGTGGCTGCCGCAAGAAACCATCGTCTACCCCGGGGTACGTGGGGCCAATCGGCTGTGCTGGACGCTGCATGAGAGCGCCTCGCTGATCACGTGGGACGTGCTGAGCCTCGGGCTGCCCGCCTCGGGCCTCAGCTACACCGCGGGGCGGTTCGAGCAGACGATAGCGTGGCCCGGTGTCTGGCTGGATCAGGGGTGTCTGGACGGCAGCGACCAACGGCTGCTGACGTCTCCGCTGGGGTGGGGCGGATGTGCGTGCCTCGGCACGCTGGTCTACGCCAGTGGTTCCCCGCTACCGACCGCCACCCGCGAGTCCTGGCTGGCGGCGATCCGGGAGGGGTTGCCTTGGAACGCCGAGATACGGGCCGCCGCCACCAGCCCCGATGCCCGCCTGATCGTGGTGCGCGCGCTCGCTCCGCTGACGGAACCGATTTTTCGCAGCCTGGAGTCCACGTGGGCACGGCTGCGCCAGCTCGCGTGGGGAATGACCGCCCCGCCGCTGCGCAGTTGGCGGGTTTGA
- a CDS encoding ABC transporter permease has protein sequence MSRKTLERLSPLILLVALVVLWEGITRGFAVSEFIFPSPSRIWEQTVEHHTTILGHAWRTFWVTMAGFGIAIVVGVLLGFLMGSSRIAYAALYPLMTAFNALPKAAFVPILVVWFGIGVGPAILTAFLISFFPIMVNIATGLATLEPELEDVLRVLGARRWDVLTKVGLPRSLPYFFGSLKVAITLAFVGTTVSEMTAANEGIGYLLISAGSSMQMGLAFAGLLVVGIMAMAMYELFSWIERRMTGWAHRGSQAA, from the coding sequence ATGTCCCGCAAAACCCTCGAACGCCTCTCGCCTCTCATCCTGCTCGTCGCGCTCGTCGTGCTGTGGGAAGGCATCACGCGCGGCTTTGCCGTGTCGGAGTTCATCTTTCCGTCTCCGTCCCGGATTTGGGAGCAGACGGTGGAGCACCACACCACGATCCTCGGGCACGCGTGGCGCACCTTCTGGGTGACGATGGCGGGCTTTGGCATTGCCATCGTGGTGGGCGTGCTGCTCGGTTTCCTGATGGGGTCGTCGCGCATCGCCTACGCCGCACTCTACCCGCTGATGACGGCGTTCAACGCGCTGCCGAAAGCGGCGTTCGTGCCGATCCTGGTGGTGTGGTTCGGCATCGGGGTGGGACCGGCGATCCTCACGGCCTTCCTCATCAGCTTCTTCCCGATCATGGTCAACATCGCCACCGGGCTCGCGACGCTGGAGCCAGAGTTGGAGGACGTGCTGCGCGTGCTCGGCGCCAGGCGCTGGGACGTGCTGACCAAGGTGGGGCTGCCGCGGTCGCTGCCGTACTTTTTCGGTTCGCTCAAGGTCGCCATCACGCTGGCGTTCGTCGGCACCACGGTGTCGGAAATGACCGCCGCCAACGAGGGCATCGGCTACCTGCTGATCTCGGCCGGCTCGTCGATGCAGATGGGGTTGGCGTTTGCCGGCCTGCTGGTGGTGGGCATCATGGCGATGGCGATGTACGAGCTGTTCAGCTGGATCGAGCGGCGCATGACGGGCTGGGCGCACCGCGGCAGCCAGGCGGCATGA
- a CDS encoding ABC transporter ATP-binding protein — MTTSPATDEPFVVFDGVWLAYNPTLLAQGIYAVEDIHLTVRRGEFIAIVGPSGCGKSTFMKLTTGLKRPSRGTIRVDGQPVDGPLKISGMAFQAPSLLPWRTTLDNVLLPLEIVEPYRSQFKDRRREFEERARRLLASVGLAGYEHKYPWELSGGMQQRASICRALIHEPKMLLLDEPFGALDAFTREELWCTLRDLWEAQRFNVILVTHDLRESVFLADTVYCMSKSPGRFVVRRDIPIPRTRDLEVTYTPEFTDIVHELRGHIGALRKPGAPLHQ; from the coding sequence ATGACGACCTCCCCGGCAACGGACGAGCCCTTCGTCGTCTTCGACGGCGTGTGGCTGGCGTACAACCCGACGCTGCTGGCGCAGGGCATCTACGCCGTCGAGGACATCCACCTGACGGTGCGGCGCGGCGAGTTCATCGCCATCGTCGGCCCGTCGGGCTGTGGCAAATCGACCTTCATGAAGCTGACCACGGGGCTCAAGCGCCCGTCGCGGGGCACGATCCGCGTCGACGGGCAGCCCGTGGACGGGCCGCTGAAGATCTCCGGCATGGCGTTTCAGGCGCCGTCGCTGCTGCCGTGGCGCACGACGCTCGACAACGTGCTGCTGCCGCTGGAAATCGTGGAGCCGTATCGCAGCCAGTTCAAGGACCGGCGGCGTGAGTTTGAGGAACGCGCCCGGCGGTTGCTGGCGTCCGTCGGCCTGGCCGGCTATGAGCACAAGTACCCCTGGGAACTCTCTGGTGGGATGCAGCAGCGCGCCAGTATCTGCCGCGCGCTCATCCACGAACCCAAGATGCTGCTGCTCGACGAGCCCTTCGGCGCGCTGGACGCCTTCACGCGCGAGGAGCTGTGGTGCACGCTGCGCGATCTGTGGGAGGCGCAGCGCTTCAACGTCATCCTGGTCACGCACGACCTGCGCGAATCCGTCTTTCTGGCCGACACCGTCTACTGCATGAGCAAGAGCCCCGGGCGCTTCGTGGTGCGGCGCGACATCCCCATCCCGCGCACGCGCGACCTGGAGGTCACCTATACCCCCGAGTTCACCGACATCGTGCACGAGCTGCGCGGCCACATCGGCGCGCTGCGCAAGCCGGGCGCCCCCCTGCACCAGTGA
- a CDS encoding ABC transporter substrate-binding protein: protein MNKRQLLRTLAALPVAIAAPTAFAQAVPIKFQLDWRFEGPSALFLHPASKGYFRDAGLNVTIDAGSGSAGTVTRVASGTYDMGLADMAALMEFHANNPDAPNKPVAIMMVYNNTPAAVLALKKSGIRTPKDLSGKKLGAPVFDAGRKAWPIFEKANGVGPVTWTSMDPPLRETMLVRGDVDAITGFSFTSLLNLEARGVKTEDIVVMPYAQYGVKLYGNAIIASPKLLRENPSAVRAFLATFAKGAGEVMADPANGIQAVKARDGIINTDLELRRLRLAIDSVVASPDARAEGFGRVNPGRLSLMASQISDAYQTKTRVDVSKVWDGSFLPDAAALNVLPKR, encoded by the coding sequence ATGAACAAACGTCAACTGCTGCGTACGCTCGCCGCCCTCCCCGTCGCCATCGCCGCGCCGACGGCATTCGCGCAGGCGGTGCCGATCAAGTTCCAGCTCGACTGGCGCTTCGAAGGGCCGTCGGCGCTGTTCCTGCACCCGGCCAGCAAGGGGTATTTCCGCGACGCGGGTCTGAACGTGACGATCGACGCCGGCAGCGGCTCGGCTGGTACGGTCACGCGCGTGGCGTCCGGTACCTATGACATGGGGTTGGCGGACATGGCCGCGCTGATGGAGTTCCACGCCAACAACCCGGACGCGCCGAACAAGCCGGTGGCCATCATGATGGTCTACAACAACACCCCGGCGGCGGTGCTCGCGCTGAAAAAATCCGGAATCCGCACGCCCAAGGACCTGAGCGGCAAGAAGCTCGGCGCGCCGGTGTTCGACGCGGGCCGCAAAGCGTGGCCGATTTTCGAGAAGGCCAACGGGGTCGGGCCCGTGACGTGGACGTCGATGGATCCCCCGCTGCGCGAGACCATGCTGGTGCGCGGCGACGTCGACGCGATCACCGGCTTTTCGTTCACGTCGCTGCTCAACCTCGAGGCGCGCGGCGTCAAGACCGAGGACATCGTCGTGATGCCCTACGCGCAGTATGGCGTCAAGCTGTACGGCAACGCGATCATCGCGAGCCCCAAACTCCTACGGGAAAACCCGAGTGCGGTGCGCGCGTTCCTCGCCACCTTCGCCAAGGGGGCGGGCGAGGTGATGGCGGACCCGGCCAACGGCATCCAGGCCGTCAAGGCGCGTGACGGGATCATCAACACCGACCTGGAGCTGCGCCGCCTGCGGCTGGCCATCGACTCCGTCGTCGCCAGCCCCGACGCACGGGCCGAAGGGTTCGGCCGCGTCAACCCGGGGCGCCTGTCGCTGATGGCGAGTCAGATTTCGGACGCCTACCAGACCAAGACGCGCGTGGACGTCAGCAAGGTCTGGGACGGGTCGTTCCTGCCGGACGCCGCGGCCCTGAACGTGCTGCCGAAGCGGTGA
- a CDS encoding LysR family transcriptional regulator, whose amino-acid sequence METAAWLDLDLHLVRVLHAVLTEGSVSRAALRLGMHQPAVSAALRRLRAITGDPLLVRAGGRMVPTANALRMIGPASAILAHAQAMVQQTQPFDPAHARHAFTIAASDYLDPRFLPQVVARLKAEAPLVQLTIQPLHPGADYRRWLAEGEVDVVIGNWPSPPGDLHQGRLLSDEVVCLVARHHPAVRRGWTLQEWLQAEHVAPTPFGPGLRGAIDDYLNQQGWQRNIVVRCPSFGMIPAMVSQTLLVLTTGRRYCEAFTAQLPLVVLPPPVPLPRLQYYQLWHERAHGSRSGQWLRALIRDVAARLWQPAAA is encoded by the coding sequence ATGGAAACTGCTGCATGGCTCGACCTCGACCTGCACCTGGTCCGTGTCTTGCACGCAGTGCTCACGGAGGGCAGCGTCTCGCGTGCGGCGTTGCGCCTCGGGATGCACCAGCCCGCGGTGAGTGCAGCACTGCGCCGCTTGCGCGCCATCACCGGCGATCCGCTGCTGGTACGGGCGGGGGGGCGAATGGTTCCCACCGCCAACGCGCTGCGCATGATCGGGCCGGCGAGCGCGATCCTGGCGCACGCCCAGGCGATGGTCCAGCAAACGCAGCCGTTCGATCCCGCCCACGCACGGCACGCGTTCACCATCGCGGCGAGCGACTACCTGGACCCGCGCTTTCTGCCGCAGGTGGTGGCGCGACTCAAGGCGGAGGCACCGCTCGTGCAGCTGACGATCCAGCCGCTGCACCCCGGTGCCGACTACCGGCGCTGGCTCGCCGAGGGGGAGGTCGACGTCGTGATCGGCAACTGGCCCAGCCCGCCCGGTGACCTGCACCAGGGGCGACTGCTGTCGGACGAGGTGGTGTGTCTCGTCGCGCGCCACCACCCTGCCGTGCGGCGTGGCTGGACGCTGCAGGAGTGGCTGCAGGCGGAGCATGTCGCGCCGACACCGTTCGGCCCAGGGCTGCGTGGCGCGATCGACGATTACCTGAACCAGCAGGGGTGGCAGCGCAACATCGTGGTGCGCTGCCCCTCATTCGGCATGATTCCAGCGATGGTCAGCCAGACCTTGCTGGTGCTGACGACGGGGCGACGCTACTGCGAGGCGTTCACGGCCCAGCTGCCGCTGGTGGTATTGCCGCCGCCCGTGCCACTGCCGCGCTTGCAGTACTACCAGCTGTGGCACGAGCGCGCGCACGGCTCGCGCAGCGGTCAATGGCTGCGCGCCCTGATCCGCGACGTGGCGGCACGCTTGTGGCAGCCCGCCGCCGCTTGA
- the xdhA gene encoding xanthine dehydrogenase small subunit, with the protein MHDTSLEPPPSAPPPLPLVHRGRVTMLHGIAPDRTLLSVLREELGLTAVKEGCASGDCGACTVAVADVTTDGALRWRALNSCLRLAHSVAGCAVWTSADLVHDPLIAKTTDLHPVQEAMRACHASQCGFCTPGFVMSLFVAYQRRAGEGLGHEEAVRVLSGNLCRCTGYRPILDAARAMDDYPRAAMDEARLRDLVAQADAARGDAPQGSTYLAPRTLADALTARARWPQAMVVAGGTDAALALTKRQARWDRVLDVSRCDALTAVSVGSDDTGPYLRIGAAVTLEQAWSVLAERWPRLGPFADRFAGEPIRHGGTLGGNVVNGSPIGDSMPVLIALGARVVLQRLDADAGLQTRTVLIEDFYLGYRRTALRGDELLTAVDVPLREPLPEVAAYKIAKRHEDDISTVSLAAAWRLDPDGAVQHVRIGVGGVAATPVRATAAEAQLLHRPWGRDALQRAAAALQASVQPLDDGRASAGYRRAMLGALLMRLAQTTEPGVPGVIASTAVGGLESVAPIAVDVELQGEPS; encoded by the coding sequence ATGCACGACACGTCCCTTGAACCGCCGCCGTCGGCCCCTCCGCCGCTGCCCCTCGTGCACCGGGGGCGGGTGACGATGCTGCACGGTATTGCGCCCGACCGCACGCTGCTGTCCGTCCTGCGCGAGGAGCTCGGCCTCACCGCGGTCAAGGAAGGCTGCGCCAGCGGCGACTGTGGGGCCTGCACCGTGGCCGTGGCCGACGTGACGACGGACGGGGCGCTGCGCTGGCGTGCCCTCAACAGCTGCCTGCGCCTGGCGCACAGTGTGGCGGGCTGCGCGGTGTGGACGAGCGCCGATCTCGTGCACGACCCGCTGATCGCCAAGACAACAGACTTGCACCCGGTGCAGGAGGCCATGCGCGCGTGCCACGCGTCCCAGTGCGGTTTTTGCACCCCGGGTTTCGTCATGAGCCTGTTTGTGGCCTACCAGCGCCGTGCGGGCGAGGGGCTCGGACACGAGGAGGCGGTGCGGGTGCTGTCCGGCAACCTGTGCCGGTGCACGGGGTACCGGCCGATCCTGGACGCCGCGCGGGCCATGGACGACTACCCGCGGGCGGCCATGGACGAGGCTCGCTTGCGGGACCTGGTGGCACAGGCCGACGCGGCGCGGGGGGATGCGCCGCAGGGGTCGACCTACCTTGCACCCCGCACGCTCGCCGACGCGCTGACGGCACGCGCGCGCTGGCCACAGGCCATGGTGGTGGCCGGCGGCACGGACGCGGCACTCGCACTGACCAAGCGCCAGGCCCGCTGGGATCGGGTGCTGGACGTTTCGCGCTGCGATGCGTTGACGGCCGTGAGCGTCGGCAGCGATGACACTGGGCCGTACCTGCGCATCGGTGCCGCGGTGACGCTGGAGCAGGCGTGGTCTGTTCTCGCCGAGCGTTGGCCGCGGTTGGGGCCGTTTGCCGATCGGTTCGCGGGCGAGCCGATCCGACATGGCGGCACCCTGGGCGGCAATGTCGTCAACGGCTCGCCAATCGGCGACAGCATGCCGGTGCTGATCGCGCTGGGCGCGCGGGTTGTCCTGCAGCGGCTCGACGCCGACGCCGGTCTCCAGACGCGCACGGTGCTGATCGAGGATTTTTACCTCGGCTACCGGCGCACCGCACTGCGCGGGGACGAACTGTTGACGGCGGTAGACGTGCCCCTGAGGGAGCCGCTGCCGGAGGTGGCTGCATACAAGATCGCCAAGCGCCACGAAGACGACATCTCCACCGTGAGTCTGGCCGCCGCGTGGCGGCTTGATCCCGATGGCGCGGTGCAACACGTGCGCATCGGCGTCGGCGGTGTGGCCGCGACCCCCGTGCGCGCGACGGCCGCCGAAGCGCAGCTCCTGCACCGCCCGTGGGGGCGTGACGCCCTGCAGCGGGCGGCTGCCGCCTTGCAAGCCAGCGTGCAGCCGCTGGACGACGGGCGTGCCAGCGCTGGCTATCGGCGCGCGATGCTGGGCGCGTTGCTGATGCGGCTGGCGCAGACGACCGAGCCCGGTGTGCCCGGTGTAATTGCGTCGACTGCCGTCGGAGGGCTCGAATCCGTCGCTCCCATCGCCGTCGACGTCGAACTGCAGGGGGAGCCGTCATGA